ATGACCAGCTGGAGTGGAGCGGCATCGAGTCGCACCTTCCGGTTGGTGTCGCCAGTGAAGGGTCGATATTTTTTGCGGATTTCCATACTTCACACCTTACTTCACACCTTCAGATGATTTCAGGTAACCCTCCGTTTCGCAATGATTCTTAGGGGAAATCCTGGGTACGCACCCCATGAGTTACCAATCCGAGCTTGTCGGCCTCTCAAATACATTGAATGGTATATCCGTGAGTGGCGAGCGAGGGTTCATTCGTTATCGTTGCCTAGAAAGATCGTGTTTAGTTGGACTGCGAAAGGGGCTGAATGGTTCCCCGTTCCATCCCGCAAATATCCCGCAGCAGCTGGCCAACAGCCTGATTCAGGTGATTCTGGCACATCATGTGACCATCTCTGACCGGCGTAAACACACCCTCCAGGGGCTACACTCTCATGAGCTGGGTGAAGAACCCCCTCACCGATACCGCTCAGTAAAAACCTGCAACGTCTCTGAAGGCCCCGCTCCTCTACAGGGGAGCGGGGCCTTCTTCTCTGCCCCGGTCTTGCCGCAGTGCGGGGGAGGGCATATGAAAAACCCCGCTTCCAGCGCGGAAGCGGGGAGATGTGCCAGCGGGCGCGGAGCCCGCCTCACATATTAATTGGTGGCGACAGCGCTCTCTGCGGCGTTGCCGGCGCTCTCTGCCGCGTTGCCAGCACCGTTAGCGGCGCTCTCTGCCGCGTTGCCAGCACCGTTAGCGGCGCTCTCTGCCGCGTTGCCAGCGGTGGTGTTGTCGGCAGCCTCGGTCTCGGTGACGTTCTCGGTCTCGGTCGCAACCACGGAGGTGGAGGTCTCGCCGGTGGTGGCAGCCTCGTCGTCGTTGTTGAACAGGGACCACAGCAGCCAGCCGAGGAGCAGCAGGGCCAAGAGGCCGAGCAGCCACTTCCACCAGCCGCTACCCTCGTTCTCTGCAACGGCGGTGGAGCCAGCGGTGTCGCGGGTGGTGCGCTCGGTGGTGACCTTCTCAACGCGGGTCGTATCCGCGTCGCCCACGCGGCGGGTAACTTCCTCGTTGTTGAGGTTGCGGGGGTCCTTCGGATCCGGGGTGAGGTTGTTGTTCGTCATAGCGAGGTCCTTTCGTCTAACGGTCTAATGTGTCGGCGCTGGGCGCCAGCTAAAGCGATCCTGCCGGTTTGCCGTTTGGGGTTCCACCCGGCACCGAACTGGTCGCTTGAATAGGTTAACAACAATCGAAGTTTCCATGCGTTCACGTTTGTGTAACGGAATGGCAACTTCCGACGTTTGCCCAATTCAGAAGCGTTTCGGTCGGCTCACTCGCATTGTCAATAGGTTGCCGATAATGCGGTTAAGCGTTTAGGGTGGGTCACATGAGCCACAGCCACGGTCATTCGCACGGCGGTGCACCCCTTATCACGCTCCTCACTTCCCTCGTAATCACCGTGACGGTGTTTCTCGTCGAATTAGTGGGAAGTTTCCTGTCCGGATCCGTAGCGCTTGCGGCTGACGCTATGCACATGCTCTCCGATTCGGCTGGTTTAATCGTCGCCGTGATCGGTGTCCTAATCGGGCGGCGCGCGGCCACTAGAACTGCCACCTTCGGCTATGCCAGGGCGGAGGTGTTCGCGGCGCTGCTCAACGCTGCCGCCGTACTCGTTGTCACCGGATGGATTGTGTTCGAAGCCGTGTCCAGGTTGCAAGAGCCCGCCCAGATTGAGACGGACACAATGATGGCTGTGGCGCTTACCGGTTTGGTGGCTAACGCGGTCTCAGCCTTCATCCTCAACCGGCAGAGAGGCGCATCGATCACCGTAGAGGGTGCGTTCCTCCACGTGATCGTGGACCTGTTCGCCTCCGTGGCGGTGCTCGTCGCCGGGGCGGTCATCGTGCTCACCGGGTTTCACGCCGCCGATGTCGTAGCCTCGCTCATCATCGCGTCGGTGGTTGTGCCGCGTGCATGGCAGCTGGCCCGCCAATCGGTGCGGGTGCTCTTGGAGCAGGCGCCCCGCGGTTTCGACGCGGACGCCGTTGCAGCTGCGCTCCGCGGCATCGACGGCGTGGCCGATGTGCACGATGCCCACGTCTGGTCGCTCGACGGAACATTCGTCGTAGCTACCGCCCATCTCGTCAGCGACGGCTCCGTGAAGAATGGCCCGCTTCTTGACGCGGCCCAGCAACGCCTCACCGACCTCGGTGTCGACCACCCGACCGTCCAAATCGAACGCCCGGAGCATGCCGAACACGAGCATGTGTGCTGAGATTACTCGGCCGGAAGGTTGGCGTCGTTTGTCTTAGAGTGTGGGCATGAGCTTCACCACGCCGAGCTACTCGTTGACCGACCTCTTCGCACGCGCTCACCGCGGTGAGCTCCAACTCCCCGATTTCCAGCGCGAATACATCTGGGACGTCGACCGCGTCCGCACGCTGGTGACCTCCGTGCTGCGCGGCTACCCGATTGGTTCGTTGCTGGCGCTGGACACGCGCAACGCACCGGTGCGCTTCAAATCGCGCCCGCTCGCTGGGGCGCCAGAAACCCAGGAGGACCCTGGCCTGCTGCTTCTCGACGGCCAGCAGCGCCTGACCTCCCTGTACCATGCGCTGCGCGGCGGCGGGGTTGTGCCGACGGTGGATTTCCTCGGAAACCGCATCGAGCGGCGCTTCTTCGTTGATATCAGGCGCGCCGCCAGCGCGGATCCGATGCCCGTCGAGTCAGTCTTCGCGGTGGATGTCGACGGCCGCGTCCGGTCGCACTTCGGCCCCAATCTCACCGAGGGTATTCGGACAAGGGACGACATGCTCATCCACGGTGTGATTCCAGTGTCCGATCTTCTCGGGGCAGAGGGCAATGCGCTCCTCTTCGACCTCGCCGCCTCGACCGGGGACCCAGCCTTGCGGGAGGCCGCCACCATTTTCCAGGTTCGCGTGATGAACCAGTTGCCGGCGTACGACGTCCCGGTGGTGCGTATCGACCGCGGCACCTCGCTCATCGGGATCGGCCAGATCTTCGCCCACGCCAATTCCGCGGGTGTCCAGATGGACGTTTTTGAGCTGCTCACGGCGCTGTTCGCCCTCCAAGAACCGGGTTTTGTGTTGGCAGAGCATTGGGCGGGCGTCGACAAGCAGCTGCGCGAACACCCCGCACTGGACAACATTGGGCGGATCGAGTTTCTACGTGCGATGTCGTTGCTCGTCACCGGTCGCCGCGGCCCCGCCCGTGGGCACCGCGGCGACATTCTCAGCCTCACGCTCGTGGAGTACCTCGGCCACGCCGACGAGATGGCGGCCGGGTTCGCCGCCGCGGCGGAATTTCTCGCCGAGCGCCGCATGCTGGACACTAGCCAGGTCCCGTATACCGCGCAGGTAATACCGCTGGCGGTCGTGCTCGCGCGTCTGGCCGAAAGACCCGGAGTCCTAGAAGGCGACCAGGCTCGCGACCGCCTGAACCGCTGGTTCTGGTCCGGCGTGTTCGGGGAGCTCTACGGGGCGCACTCACCCATGATCCGCGCGGGCGCCGATGTCGACGAAGTTACGCCGTGGGTGGCGGGGGAGACCGAGATGGTTCCGCGCACCGTGGAAGATGCCCGTTGCACACGGGCGCGTATTGCCGCGGCCGGCCCGGACTCCGGCGTATTCCGCGCCCTGTTCGCGCTGCTCATGGCCAGAGGCGCGCGTGACTGGCGCACAGGGGCGCAGTTCAACCGCGAGACCATGGGTGAACTGCAGCCAGTGTTCGAGCAAGTTTTCCCGGCAGCGGTGTGCGCAGCCCGCGGCGTCGATAAGGCTCTCGCGGAGTCGGCGGTGAACCGCACGCCGATGGGGATTCGCACCCGCATCCTCATCGAGAACAACGTACCGAAGCGCTACATTCCACGGCTGCAGTCCAAGAGCCTCATGGAGGATTCCGAGTTCGACGCAATGCTGACCGCCCACGAGATTGACGTGGCGCACCTGCTGGCCTCAGACATCGGCACGTTTATGGGTGAGCGCCTGCACCGCCTGTCGGCGCTCGTCGAGCACGCCATGGGCAAGCAGGTTGACGCTAGCTGACACAATGGTCGGTATGAGGCGCACCCAGCTCTGCACTGCAGCGACGTTCGTGGCGGCCGCGACCCTCGTGGCGCTCCTAACCGCGTGCGCACCCGAAGCCGGCGTGACTCCGCTCGATGGCGCCCGGGCGCAAAACCAGGCCCGCCACGTCTCCGAACGCTTTGAGTCTCACCCCGTCGTGGTCGACGACCCGTACGGGTTCGAAACTTCGCGGCTGTTTTTCACCGCCTCCGAAACCGTCGTCGTCGCCGACGCGACGGGGGAGGCGCTGTTGCGCGCGGCGTCGTTGGCAGTGACAGCCCACGCGCCCCTGCTGATGTACTCGCGTGACATCCACACGCAGGTGGTGGAGGAGATCCGCCGGCTCGGCGCGCACACTGTCTTAACCGTCGGCAACGTCAACCTCGCGCCGACCAGTGGGCACGTGACAGTACAACGGGACCCGGGCGGGCTCGAGGCGCTGCATAAGATGACGAGCCTGCAGTTCGAGATTCGCGACATCGACGAGCCCGCAGGCGCCGTAGCCGCGGTGGCGGATTTGGCGGGGGATTCGCCGACGTGGCTGCGCACCGCGGACTCACCGGCAACGATGCCGGGGGCTAGCGCCCGGCCTTTCCCACTGCAGTCGCGCCGCGATGCGGACATGGCGCCCCTGGTCGTCGCAACGCCCCGCAGCCCCATTCCGGCCGTGGCCAACGCCCGTAGTTTCGGCGCCAGCGTTGAAGTGGTCGGGGAGCCGGACCCGCGCAAGTCGGAAGAAACGCTGTACGCACTCGCGGGGCTTGACGACGCACCGCTCATCGCGCTCGGTACCCAGTTCGGGTCAGCCGAGGACCTCGCGCAGCGCATCATGCAGGCAGAAGAATATTATTAATGGCGCAGTGTTTCGCCCCGCCACGTCGGGGGTTACGATAACTAGCGTCATCCGCCTCCCAGATATAAACCCAGGAGATCAACCCCGTGTCCAAACCAGTCGTGCTCATCGCTGACAAGCTCGCCCCTTCCACCGTCGACGCACTCGGGAGCTCCGTGGAGGTGCGCTGGGTGGACGGTCCGAACCGCGCCGAGCTGCTGGCGGCCGTTCCTGAGGCCGATGCACTTCTCGTGCGTTCCGCCACCACCGTTGACCGCGAGGTTATCGAGGCCGCGCCGAACCTGAAGATCATCGGCCGCGCAGGCGTGGGTCTGGACAACGTCGACATTGATGCGGCCACCGAGCGCGGCGTCATGGTCGCCAACGCGCCGACCTCCAACATCCACTCCGCCTGCGAGCACGCAATCGCCCTGCTTTTGGCCACCGCGCGCCAGATTCCGGCAGCGGATAAAACCCTGCGTGACGACGAGTGGAAGCGCTCCGCGTTCAAGGGTGTCGAGGTCTTCGGAAAGACCGTGGGCATCGTCGGTTTCGGGCACATCGGCCAGCTGTTCGCCCAACGTCTGGCGGCTTTCGAGACCACGATTATCGCTTACGACCCATACGCCAACCCCGCCCGCGCCTCCCAGCTCGGTGTCGAGCTCGTCGAGCTCGAACAGCTCATGGCCTCCTCCGATTTTGTCACGATCCACCTGCCGAAAACGAAGGAGACTGCGGGGATGTTCAACGCGGATCTGCTCGCAAAGTCGAAAGAGGGCCAGATCATCATCAACGCGGCCCGTGGAGGGCTTGTCGACGAGCAGGCGCTGGCCGACGCCATCGTGGCCGGACGCATCCGTGGCGCTGGGTTCGACGTCTACGCCACCGAACCGTGCACCGACTCACCGTTGTTCGCCCTCGACCAGGTTGTTGTTACCCCCCACCTCGGTGCCTCCACCGTCGAAGCGCAGGACCGCGCGGGCACCGACGTGGCCGACTCCGTACTCAAGGCTCTACGCGGCGAGTTCGTCGCCGATGCCGTCAACATCACCGGCGGCCGCCTGGGCGAAGAAGTCGCCGCGTGGCTTGACCTCTCCCGCAAGCTTGGCCTGCTCGCAGGCAAGCTTATCGACGCCGCCCCGGTGTCCCTGCGCGTCACCGCCCGCGGTGAGTTGTCGACCGAGGACGTGGACACACTCGGCCTCTCCGCCGTGCGCGGTCTGTTCTCCGGCATTATCTCGGAGCCGGTCACGTTCGTCAACGCGCCGTCGATCGCCGAGTCCCGCGGGCTCGACTACGCGGTGGACACCCAGAGCGAGGCGCGCAGCCACCGCAGCGCCCTTGAGGTGCAGGTCGCGTCGGCTTCTGGCGAGGTAGCCACGGTAACCGGCGCGCTGACCGGCCTGGAGCGCGTGGAGAAAATCGTCAACATCAACGGCCGCGGCGTGGACATGCGCGCCGAGGGCCGCAACCTCTTTTTCCGCTACACCGACGCCCCGGGTGCGCTGGGCAAGGTCGGCAGCCAGCTCGGTGACGCCGGCATCAACATCGAGGCGGCAGCAATGACGCAAACGTCGAAAGCTGACGGAGCTGTGCTCATCCTGCGTGTGGAGCGCGAGGTGCCGGAGGATCTCGAAGCCTCCATTGCACGGTCCATCGACGCAAGCTCCATCCAGATCAACCTGGATTAGATCTTCGGTTCGTTCGAACCCGACACCTCCGACCCCGCGCAGCCGGCGTGGATCGGGGGTGTCAGTGTCTTTCTTTCGCATTTTTCGCTTTATGTCTGAAAAATATGAGACGATTCGTCTCACTGCACAAACGTCGGTATCTGAAAGGAACCCCATGAGCACAGTCGTGAATGGCCCAGGCAACCCCAGGGGTTCAGAGTTGAGTGAGCGGCCGGACTTCAACCGCCTCGAGATTTCGATGACGGGAAACGGATGCGAGCACGTTGTCGGTGTGAAGCCGGAGAAGGTGATCGGGCCAGTCGAGCGCGTGGTCATTGCCATCGCGGCCGTACTTGCCGCGCTCGGGTGGGGCGCGCTGGCGCTCAACCGCGACGAGGAGATCAGCTCGGTGTGGCTGGTGTTCGCCGCGATCGGCTCCTACATCATCGGTTACACGCTCTACGCCCGCTTGATCGAGTACAAGGTGGTCAAGCCGCGCAACAACCGCGCCACCCCGGCTGAATACATCGATGACGGCAAGGATTTCGTGCCCACTGACCGGCGCGTGCTATTCGGCCACCACTTCGCCGCCATCGCGGGCGCCGGCCCTCTCGTCGGCCCCGTTATGGCAGCCCAGATGGGATACCTGCCCGGCACCCTGTGGATCATCATCGGCGTGGTTTTCGCCGGTGCCGTCCAAGACTACCTGGTTCTGTGGGTCTCCACCCGCCGCCGCGGCCGCTCGCTCGGCCAGATGATCAACGACGAGATCGGTCGCGTGGGTGGTGCTGCGGGCATCTTCGCCACGATGGCCATCATGGTCATTATTATCGCGGTCCTGGCGTTGATCGTGGTCAATGCGCTCGCGGACTCCCCGTGGGGCGTGTTCTCGATCTCCATGACCATTCCGATCGCTCTGTTCATGGGTTGCTATTCCCGTTTCCTGCGCCCGGGCCGCGTTGCGGAGGTCTCCGCCATCGGCGTCACCCTCCTGCTGGCCGCGATCATCGGCGGCGGCTACGTGGCCGACACCGCGTGGGGCAGTGAGATGTTCACGTTGTCTAAAACGGTGCTGGCGTTCGCGCTGATCGTCTACGGCATCGTCGCCGCCATTCTTCCTGTGTGGCTGCTGCTCGCGCCCCGCGACTACCTGTCTACCTTCATGAAGATCGGCGTCGTGGCGCTGCTTGCCGTGGCCATCCTTGTCGACCGCCCGATGATCCAGATGCCTGCTATCACCCCTTTCGCCGTCGAGGGCGATGGGCCTGTGTTCGCGGGATCTCTCTTTCCGTTCCTCTTCATCACCATCGCCTGTGGCGCCCTGTCTGGCTTCCACGCCCTCATCTCCTCGGGCACCACGCCCAAGTTGATCGAGAAGGAATCCCACATGCGCGCCATCGGCTACGGTTCGATGCTGGTGGAGTCCTTCGTGGCCATTATGGCAATGATCACCGCCGTCATCCTCGACCGGCACTTGTATTTTGCCGTCAATTCCCCGGCGGCCGTCACGGGAGGAACGCCGGAAGGCGCGGCGGATTTCGTCGGCACGCTCAACTTGCCGGGGGACCCGGTGACTGCCCATCAGCTCGCGGACACCGCCGCCGCCATCGGTGAGGCCACTGTGGTCTCGCGTACGGGCGGTGCGCCAACGTTCGCACTCGGCATGTCCGAGATCATGACCAACGTGCTTGGCCACCCGGGTCTGCAGGCCTTCTGGTACCACTTCGCCATCATGTTTGAGGCACTGTTCATCCTCACCACGGTTGACGCGGGCACCCGCGTCGCGCGCTTCATGATGTCGGATGCCCTCGGGCATGTGCCCGGTCTGCGCCGTTTCAGGGATCAATCTTGGACACCGGGTTCGTGGATTTCCACGTTCGTGGTGTGCGGCCTGTGGGGAGCCATCCTCATCATGGGCGTGACCGACCCGCTGGGCGGCATCAACGTGCTGTTCCCGCTGTTCGGCATCGCCAACCAGCTTCTCGCCGCCATCGCGCTAACACTCGTGACGGTCATCCTGGTGAAACAGGGCCTCTACAAGTGGGTGTGGATCCCGGTGATCCCGCTCGTGTTTGACCTCGTAGTCACGCTCACCGCGAGCTGGCAGAAGATCTTCCACTCAAACCCGGCCATCGGTTACTTCGCGCAGAACGCCCGCTTCCGCGACGCGAAGGCGCAGGGTATCACCGAGTTCGGTAGCGTAAAGTCCGCCGAGGCGATCGACGCGGTGATCCGCAACACCTACATCCAGGGCGTTTTGTCAATCCTCTTCGCTTCGCTGGTGATCATCGTGGCCGTCACAGCGCTCGGCGCCATCGCCAACGCGGTGCACGCGCGTGCCGACGGCCACCCAGTGCACACCTCCGAAGAAACCGGCCACCCGTCCACGCGGTTCATTCCCCGCGGCATGTCCGCCAGTGCGGAGGAGAAGCGGGTCGCAGACGATCTCGGACTGACGTTTGCTGAGAGCGGGAGGACGCATTAAATGGTGGTGAAAGTGCTTTCCGGAGTTTCCTGGTACATCAAGGAACTCATGGGCGACAACGATTACAAGAAGTACTGCGCGCACTTCGCGGCGCATCACCCCGGAACGGAGCCGCCGACCGAGAAAGAGTATTGGAAGCAGCGGTGGGCTCGGCAGTCCGCGAACCCTGGCAGCCGGTGCTGTTAGTGCTGCTAGGCTGATGCGGAAAGTCCACTCAGTGAGAAAGGTATTCCAAGGATGAAGATTGCAGTGATCGCCGGCGACGGCATCGGCACGGAAGTGATGGCGGAGGGCCTGAAGGTACTTCACACGGTGCGTGATGATGTCGAGACCACCGAGTACGACCTCGGTGCACGGCGGTACCTGCGAAACGGGGAGCTTCTCACCGACGCGGATCTGGACAGCCTGCGCGGGCACGACGCCATCCTCCTCGGTGCGATCGGTGACCCCGCGCGCGTCCCCGCGGGCGTGCTGGAGCGCGGCCTGCTCCTGCCGCTGCGCTTTAAGCTGGACCACTTTGTCAACCTCCGCCCGTCGCGTCTCTACCCGACGGCTGTGAGCCCGCTGGCCAACCCGGGCGACATCGATTTCGTGGTCGTGCGCGAGGGCACGGAGAGCCTCTACGCGGGCAATGGCGGCGTACTTCGCGCTGGCACGCCCCACGAGGTGGCGTGCGAGGTGTCGCAGAACACCCGGTTCGGCGTCGAGCGTGTCGTCCGCCATGCTTTCGAGCTCGCGATGGAGCGCCGCAAGCACGTCACCCTCGTGCACAAGACCAACGTTCTGGTCAACGCCGGCGGCCTCTGGCAAAAGACCGTCGACGCCGTGTCCGCCGAGTACCCCGAGGTCACCGTGGATTACAACCACATCGACGCCACCACCATCTACATGGTCACGGACCCGCAGCGCTATGACGTGATCGTCACCGACAACCTGTTCGGTGACATCATCACTGACCTGGCGGGTGCCGTCACCGGCGGAGTCGGCCAGGCCTGCTCGGGCAACATCGACGCCTCGCGCACCAACCCGTCCATGTTCGAGCCGGTTCACGGCTCCGCCCCGGACATCGCAGGCCAGGGTATCGCCGATCCGACCGCCATGATCCTTTCCGTTGCCATGATGCTGCGCTGGCTGGGCGACGCCCCGACCGCTGACCGCATCGAGTCCGCGGTAGCGAGGGACGTCGCTGCGCGCAAGGCCGGTCCCGTGGTCACGGCGGAGGTTGGTGACCGCATTGCGGGTGCCCTCGCGTAGGGTATTGCGCGTACCCGTCCCGGATTAAAGAAGGCCTTATATGAGCACCTCCTCCGTTCGTTCGCGCGCCACTTTCGCCCTGGCGATCTCCACCGCACTCGTTCTGAGCGCGTGCGGGCAGAGCGGCACCTCGCTCGGCGGGGCGCCTGCGGAGCCTGAGCGGCTTGAGACGAACGGGCCCGAGGTGCTTGCCGACGGGGACGGAACCGGCATCGAGGTCTCCCGGCGCCTGTTCGAGCAGTCCGACGCGGTCGTGGTGGCGTCGGCAAGTCGCCCGGACCAGCTGAAGGGAGCGGCGGTGGCTGCCTCGCTCGGCGCCCCCATGCTCGTGCGCGTGCCAGGATCAGACGAGGCCGTCGCCGCGGAGATCGAGCGGCTCGGGGCCGAGCGCGTCATCGACGTTCCGGGTCAGGACGAGGCCCTCGCCGCGACCGAACCGGTCGCTTCTGACGCGCCGGAGAAGGATGTCGAGGCGGTCGCGCAGCTCGCGCCCGCCGAGCCCGTCGACCTGATCCTGCCGCCGATGCTGGCCACCCCGGAGACCTCGCTGGCTGCCGTCGCCACCGCGCGCTCCGCCGGCGCCGATGTCACGGTAATCGGGTTGCCGGACCCGCGCCTGACCTCGGAGTCTATGAGCACCGTCACCGGGCAGGACACCCTCGCGCTCGGCCAGCAGTGGGGCACCACGGAGGACTACGCGCGCCACGTCGAGCTCGCCGGCAACGGTGAGCTGCCCGGTGGCGGCGGGTTGGTCTTCCCGGGCCGCCGCATGATCGCTCTCTACGGCCATTCATTCGCACCCGAGTTGGGCGTCATGGGCGAGCAGGACCCGGCCGCCGCAGCGGCGCTGGCCGCGGATTACGCGAAGCAATACCAGCCGATGGAGGAACAGCCAGTCATTCCGGCGTTCGAGATCATCGTCACCGTCGCCTCGGAGTTCCCGGGTGAGGACGGCGACTACTCCAACGAGGCGCCGATTGACACGATCGTTCCCTGGATCGACGCCATCACCGACGCCGGGGGATACGCCGTGCTGGACCTGCAGCCCGGCCAGGGCGATTTTCTACACCAGGCGAAGCTCTACGAAGAGCTGCTCAAGCGCCCCAACGTCGGCCTTGCTCTCGACGCTGAGTGGAAGCTCAACCCGGGCGAGCAGCCGTTGTCGCGCGTCGGCTCTGCGAGCGCCGAGGAGATTAACGTCGTTGCCGACTGGCTCGCCGAGCTGACCCGCGAGAACAACCTGCCGCAGAAGGCGTTCGTGCTGCACCAGTTCCAGGTGGCCATGTTCCCGGACCGGGAGAACATTCAGACGGCGCACCCCGAGTTGGCGTACGTGCTGCACGCCGACGGCCACGGCAGCCCGGAGCAGAAGTTCGAGACGTGGAACGTGCTGCGTCAGGGCCTCGACCCGAACTTCTTCATGGCGTGGAAGAACTTCATCGACGAGGACCAGCCGATGTTCACCCCCGAGCAGACCTACACGGAGGTCGAACCGCGCCCGTGGTTTGTCAGCTACCAGTAAAGTGGGTGCATGACTGTCGAACTCGACGAGGTCCGCGCCTTCCTCGCCGACCACGAGCCCTTTAGCCACCTCCCCGAGGAGACATTGAACGGGCTCCCGCAGCGGATGGGCATCACGTACGTCCGCCGCGGTGAGACCGTGATCAACTACGGGGATGTCAACGACACGCTCTACATCATCCGCTCCGGTGCCGTCGATGTCATCGGCCCTGACAACATGTTGCTTGACCGCCGCGATGCGGGCCGCAATTTCGGCTACTCCACGCTTGTCGACGACCCCCGCTCCCGCTATTTGATGTCCGCGGTGGAGGACAGCGTGCTCTACATGCTGCCCCGCGGTGCGTTCCGGGAGCTCGTTGACGCGCACCCCGAGACCTTGCGCTACTTCGACACTGCCTCGCGACGCGTCAAGGCTGCCGCCGACGAGCTGAGAAAGGACGCCGGGGACTCCGGGGTTCTGCGCATTCCCGTTGGTGAGCTGGTCAGGGAGGCCAACCTGGTCACCATTGACGCGGGTGCTTCGATCGCCGAGGGCGCGCGATTGATGGATACCCACCGCATTTCCAGCCTCGTTGTCACCGGCGGCGGTGAGGTCGGCATACTCACGGACCGTGATTTCCGCTCCCGGGTCGTTGCGGCGGGCGTCGATACGCGAAAACCGCTGGGGGAGGTG
This window of the Corynebacterium qintianiae genome carries:
- a CDS encoding 3-isopropylmalate dehydrogenase; translation: MKIAVIAGDGIGTEVMAEGLKVLHTVRDDVETTEYDLGARRYLRNGELLTDADLDSLRGHDAILLGAIGDPARVPAGVLERGLLLPLRFKLDHFVNLRPSRLYPTAVSPLANPGDIDFVVVREGTESLYAGNGGVLRAGTPHEVACEVSQNTRFGVERVVRHAFELAMERRKHVTLVHKTNVLVNAGGLWQKTVDAVSAEYPEVTVDYNHIDATTIYMVTDPQRYDVIVTDNLFGDIITDLAGAVTGGVGQACSGNIDASRTNPSMFEPVHGSAPDIAGQGIADPTAMILSVAMMLRWLGDAPTADRIESAVARDVAARKAGPVVTAEVGDRIAGALA
- a CDS encoding carbon starvation CstA family protein — translated: MTGNGCEHVVGVKPEKVIGPVERVVIAIAAVLAALGWGALALNRDEEISSVWLVFAAIGSYIIGYTLYARLIEYKVVKPRNNRATPAEYIDDGKDFVPTDRRVLFGHHFAAIAGAGPLVGPVMAAQMGYLPGTLWIIIGVVFAGAVQDYLVLWVSTRRRGRSLGQMINDEIGRVGGAAGIFATMAIMVIIIAVLALIVVNALADSPWGVFSISMTIPIALFMGCYSRFLRPGRVAEVSAIGVTLLLAAIIGGGYVADTAWGSEMFTLSKTVLAFALIVYGIVAAILPVWLLLAPRDYLSTFMKIGVVALLAVAILVDRPMIQMPAITPFAVEGDGPVFAGSLFPFLFITIACGALSGFHALISSGTTPKLIEKESHMRAIGYGSMLVESFVAIMAMITAVILDRHLYFAVNSPAAVTGGTPEGAADFVGTLNLPGDPVTAHQLADTAAAIGEATVVSRTGGAPTFALGMSEIMTNVLGHPGLQAFWYHFAIMFEALFILTTVDAGTRVARFMMSDALGHVPGLRRFRDQSWTPGSWISTFVVCGLWGAILIMGVTDPLGGINVLFPLFGIANQLLAAIALTLVTVILVKQGLYKWVWIPVIPLVFDLVVTLTASWQKIFHSNPAIGYFAQNARFRDAKAQGITEFGSVKSAEAIDAVIRNTYIQGVLSILFASLVIIVAVTALGAIANAVHARADGHPVHTSEETGHPSTRFIPRGMSASAEEKRVADDLGLTFAESGRTH
- a CDS encoding DUF262 domain-containing protein; translation: MSFTTPSYSLTDLFARAHRGELQLPDFQREYIWDVDRVRTLVTSVLRGYPIGSLLALDTRNAPVRFKSRPLAGAPETQEDPGLLLLDGQQRLTSLYHALRGGGVVPTVDFLGNRIERRFFVDIRRAASADPMPVESVFAVDVDGRVRSHFGPNLTEGIRTRDDMLIHGVIPVSDLLGAEGNALLFDLAASTGDPALREAATIFQVRVMNQLPAYDVPVVRIDRGTSLIGIGQIFAHANSAGVQMDVFELLTALFALQEPGFVLAEHWAGVDKQLREHPALDNIGRIEFLRAMSLLVTGRRGPARGHRGDILSLTLVEYLGHADEMAAGFAAAAEFLAERRMLDTSQVPYTAQVIPLAVVLARLAERPGVLEGDQARDRLNRWFWSGVFGELYGAHSPMIRAGADVDEVTPWVAGETEMVPRTVEDARCTRARIAAAGPDSGVFRALFALLMARGARDWRTGAQFNRETMGELQPVFEQVFPAAVCAARGVDKALAESAVNRTPMGIRTRILIENNVPKRYIPRLQSKSLMEDSEFDAMLTAHEIDVAHLLASDIGTFMGERLHRLSALVEHAMGKQVDAS
- the serA gene encoding phosphoglycerate dehydrogenase, whose translation is MSKPVVLIADKLAPSTVDALGSSVEVRWVDGPNRAELLAAVPEADALLVRSATTVDREVIEAAPNLKIIGRAGVGLDNVDIDAATERGVMVANAPTSNIHSACEHAIALLLATARQIPAADKTLRDDEWKRSAFKGVEVFGKTVGIVGFGHIGQLFAQRLAAFETTIIAYDPYANPARASQLGVELVELEQLMASSDFVTIHLPKTKETAGMFNADLLAKSKEGQIIINAARGGLVDEQALADAIVAGRIRGAGFDVYATEPCTDSPLFALDQVVVTPHLGASTVEAQDRAGTDVADSVLKALRGEFVADAVNITGGRLGEEVAAWLDLSRKLGLLAGKLIDAAPVSLRVTARGELSTEDVDTLGLSAVRGLFSGIISEPVTFVNAPSIAESRGLDYAVDTQSEARSHRSALEVQVASASGEVATVTGALTGLERVEKIVNINGRGVDMRAEGRNLFFRYTDAPGALGKVGSQLGDAGINIEAAAMTQTSKADGAVLILRVEREVPEDLEASIARSIDASSIQINLD
- a CDS encoding YbdD/YjiX family protein; this encodes MVVKVLSGVSWYIKELMGDNDYKKYCAHFAAHHPGTEPPTEKEYWKQRWARQSANPGSRCC
- a CDS encoding cation diffusion facilitator family transporter; translation: MSHSHGHSHGGAPLITLLTSLVITVTVFLVELVGSFLSGSVALAADAMHMLSDSAGLIVAVIGVLIGRRAATRTATFGYARAEVFAALLNAAAVLVVTGWIVFEAVSRLQEPAQIETDTMMAVALTGLVANAVSAFILNRQRGASITVEGAFLHVIVDLFASVAVLVAGAVIVLTGFHAADVVASLIIASVVVPRAWQLARQSVRVLLEQAPRGFDADAVAAALRGIDGVADVHDAHVWSLDGTFVVATAHLVSDGSVKNGPLLDAAQQRLTDLGVDHPTVQIERPEHAEHEHVC
- a CDS encoding cell wall-binding repeat-containing protein, translated to MSTSSVRSRATFALAISTALVLSACGQSGTSLGGAPAEPERLETNGPEVLADGDGTGIEVSRRLFEQSDAVVVASASRPDQLKGAAVAASLGAPMLVRVPGSDEAVAAEIERLGAERVIDVPGQDEALAATEPVASDAPEKDVEAVAQLAPAEPVDLILPPMLATPETSLAAVATARSAGADVTVIGLPDPRLTSESMSTVTGQDTLALGQQWGTTEDYARHVELAGNGELPGGGGLVFPGRRMIALYGHSFAPELGVMGEQDPAAAAALAADYAKQYQPMEEQPVIPAFEIIVTVASEFPGEDGDYSNEAPIDTIVPWIDAITDAGGYAVLDLQPGQGDFLHQAKLYEELLKRPNVGLALDAEWKLNPGEQPLSRVGSASAEEINVVADWLAELTRENNLPQKAFVLHQFQVAMFPDRENIQTAHPELAYVLHADGHGSPEQKFETWNVLRQGLDPNFFMAWKNFIDEDQPMFTPEQTYTEVEPRPWFVSYQ